The Kosmotoga arenicorallina S304 nucleotide sequence ATCAATCTGATGATACACATAGGAAAGTCGATGTCGAAGAAGCTGATGGGGACAACGCTCTGGATTATTATATTTACTACGGTAACGATCGGGGATCTTCTGGAGATCCCTTCCCTGGCAGCAGCAACAACACAGCCTTTGCCCAGCACACAAATCCAGATTCAAAATTTTATGATGGTTTTTCTCTCCTTAAACTCACCAGCATTTCTGAGTTTGCATCCGACATTACTGGAGTATTATCCTCTGGCATAATAAGAAAAGAACCTGATCCGTATCTCACATACGGCACCACCGAAACGCTGATTTATGAGTTCTATACTCCGATCGCTACTTATACCATCACCTCTCCTCCCGGGATTGTACAGTTTTCACAACTTACAGAAGAAGGCAAAAAACTGGAAATAGCCATTGTCCCCCCCGCTGAAATTTTCAATTTAAAGCTCGATGTAATTGATGCCACAGCGGTTTATGCTAGTTCTGAACTGGAATTTCTTCCCTTTGCGTATATTATAGTACCTGATGGTGTTTCTGCTTCAAAGTTTGTCTTGATAAAGCCGTTAGGCTGGGATGAATCACCCGGATTGGATTGGAATTCTCGATCTGGATACTATTGGAAATGGGTAGAAACACTCCCAATAACCGCCTACGGTAAGGAAATTCCCGAAGAATGATTTGAGTTAAAGTCTTACTATTTCGATTTCATGCCCCTCACATGCTAAAATCATGTGGGGGTGGTTTTGTGCAGGTATTTCCATCGGGATTTCTCTGGGGAGTCGCTACTGCCGGTCATCAAATAGAAGGCAAAAACTTCTTTTCGGATTGGTATGCCTGGGAAAAGCTTGGAAAGGTAAGAAACAACGATACCTCTGAAAAGGCTTGCGGCAGCTGGGATAACCTGGAAAGAGACGTTAAGGCTCTTAAAGAACTCGGGGTAAAAACATACAGGTATTCAATAGAATGGGCACGGGTTGAACCCCGAATAAACAAATTCGATGAAGAATCCCTTTCCAGATACAGGAACTTCACCATTAGGCTTGTGGAAGAGGGCATAAAACCAATGGTTACCCTTCACCATTTTGTAAACCCGCTTTGGTTTTCAGAACTTGGAGGTTGGGAAAACAGGGAAAATCTTAGATATTTCAAAAGGTATGTGGAAAAGGTTGTCACTTCTTTGGGAAGCTTTGTTCCCATCTGGATTACTATAAACGAACCAAATGTTTATTCTATTCAATCCTATCTCAGGGGCGAATGGCCGCCAGAGATAAAAGATATGGGAAGAGCCATGCAGGTTCTTTCAAATTTCCTTTTCGCTCATAATATAGCTTATGGTGCTATAAAGGAAAAGTATCCCGCTTCAATGGTGGGAATTGCGTACAATTTCATGCCTTTTTACCCGGCTCGTAGACACAACCTCTTTGACAGGGTAATAGCATCAAGGCTCGATTATACATACAACAACGCGTTTTTAGACTCCCTCATAAAAGGAAGATTGCTAAGACCCCTTGGCAAAGGCGAGAGCATTGAAAGAATAAGGGGGAATATAGATTTTATAGGCGTCAATTACTATACCCGCATGTTTGTCAAATATGCGAGCCCTGAACCTGAATTACTGGAGCCAACAACAGAAAAAACAGATATGGGATACGAGTTTTATCCGGAAGGTCTTGGTGATGTATGCCTGAAATGCTTTAAAAGATATAAGTTGCCTATTATGGTAACCGAAAATGGTATTGCCGATGCTACTGATGAAAAGCGCTGGCGATATATAGAGGCCGCTTTGAAATCTTTACACAGCTCAATTGAAAATGGGGCAAGGGTTTTTGGATATCTTTACTGGTCTCTGATGGACAACTTTGAATGGAAAGAAGGCTACTCGATGAAGTTCGGGCTTTATGAGACCGACTTTGAAAACCTTACCCTGAATCCCAGAAAGAGCGTAGAGAAATACGCCGCTATTATAGAGGCAAACGCCATAGAATAGACTAATCAATTAATTTTATTAAGTATTTTTCGCCGATGTATTCGAACATATCTCTTAGACGCAATGATATATTGTCGCTGATTACTTTAAGTCTATACTTTGTGACTAAGACTAAATGGTAATTTAATTTAAAGACTGAATGATTGTTTGATTCTAAAACCATTATATCACCTACTACCAGTGTACTAACACTTACAATATATCATGAGTACTACAAAATTCATTCTTGACTTCTATAAGTCAAGGATGAATTTTGCTTTGTTGTGATGGAACACTGTACTATAATATAAATAGGTTGCAAACGAAAAACAAGTCTGCAACCATCAGTAGGGCAGGGACTGCCCGAATTTACGCCTGTGGACTGTGCTCTGGCGGCGGAACCCGAGAGGGGTCTACGAGTCATCACAGGTTGAAGCAGGAAGCCATGTCTTCTATAAGGCGTGGTAGTTCACTGAACATGTAGTTGCTTGTTTCAGGAATGGAGTTGTACATATTTTGTCTTATGAACTCATATTCTTCTCTGTTTGCAAACCTGAGGTATATTTCTTCCATTTTTCACTCAAAAAGGAGCCCGGCTCCTACAAGACCATTCCCCGCATGAACCAGCAACACAGAGGATATATTCCTTTCAATAACTTCCGGAAGATCCAGCATCTGCAATCTCTCTTTGATCTTTTTGGCGTATTCGAGCGTGGATTTATCGCTTCCCGAATGATAAACGCCAGCTGCTTTGAGTTTCTTGCCCTTTGTAGCTTCTTCTATCAACTGCACGAGTTTGGCAACCGCTCTCTTCATACCCCTCGCTTTGGCTATGGAAACAAGATCACCTTCCTGGTTCATTGTTATAATAGGCTTAAAATTCAGCACTTCTCCAATGGTAGCTGTAACTTTGCTTATTCTTCCACCGGCGCTTAAAAATTTCAAGGTCGGTACTATGAAAAATATCTTGATTTTCTCCATCGCGCTTTTCCTCAATTGAAAGACGATTCCTCTTATGTCCATGCCCTTTTCAATCATTTCAACTGCAAGTCCTATTAAAAGTGCTATACCGCCAGATAATGTCATAGAATCTACGTATTCAATTCTCAGGCTGGGATTTTCTTCTGATATCTGGGCTCCTACAAGTTTGAAAAGATTATGAGTGCCACTCAATTTGCCCGAAATATTTATAACTATGATTTCGTTATAACCTCTTTTTAAAAGGTTCTCGAAACCCAGCTTCACATCTTCATACGAAGGCAGGGATGTTCTTGGAAAACCTGTTCCCATAAAATCTATGATTTCTTTTTCGCTAATTTCATTCTCGCGATATTCTTTATCCCCCATGATCAGTTTTAATGGAACTACCTCGATTTCATCTCTCTCTGCAAGTTCAGGCGGAAGGTCCGAACCGGAATCACATAAAATTCCTATCACAGCTTCACCACCTTTCAAATGGCAATCATAACTGTCAATCAATTATATTTTACATTAAATTCCACTTATCCTAAAAAGAATGCGTGAAAGCAGCGTATCTCATGGAAAATCCAATATGTTAGAATTACCTGGAAAGCAAAGATATTATCATTGATTATTCGGGAGTGATCATTTTGGTTCAGTTACAGGGTGTACATAAGTATTTCAAAGGGAAAAAGGGGATTATAAAAGCGGTTGATAATGTTTCATTCAAAGCAATGCCTGGTGAGATATTCGGCCTGTTGGGACCTAATGGCGCTGGAAAAACAACGACTCTCAGATTGATTTCTACTTTACTGAAACCGGATTCAGGAAAAGTAACCGTGTTTGGCTTCGATACGGTAAAAGACGCAAAAGAGGTTAGGGAACGCATAGGCTTTCTGACAAGCGATATGAAGTTGACAGGCAATCTTTCCCCCCGTGAACTGATGTATTTCTATGGAGATTTAAATCACATTGAAAGAGAAATCGTGAAAAAGAGGATAGTTGAACTTGCGAATTATCTTGACATGAACGACTTCCTCGATGAACGTGTAAACAAACTTTCGACGGGAATGAAGCAAAAAGCTTCGATAGCGGTAAGTCTTATACATGATCCCCAGGTAATAGTTTTTGATGAGCCCACAAAGGGGCTCGACATAATAACCGCCAGAACAGTAACTGAAATTATCAAAGATTTCAAAAGACAGGGAAAAACGGTTATTATTTCTACACACGTGATGTCTGTTGCTGAGAAACTCTGCGATAGGATAGGGATAATACTGAAAGGAAAACTCGCGGAAATTGACTATCTTGAATCACTATACAGCAAATACAACTCTGAAGAATTGGAAGATATCTTCTTTACGATAGCAGAGAAAGAGGGAGGGTTGGGTGATGTTTAAAGACTCGATAATTATCTTCAAAAAAGAGCTAAAAAGCTTGTTCAAAGATAGAAGAAGCATTCTTTTCCTCATAATCCTTCCTCTGGTGTTAATGCCAGGTATTTTTTTGACCATAGGATATACTGCTTCCTCTCAAGAAAGGAAAGCCGCCGAAACTGTTTATAAGGTAGGGTTCATTAATCTTCCAGACGAAAATTTCCCGAAGATACTTTCAGAAAGGTTGCTCTATGAAGGCTTTTATAAGAGCAAGAGCAGCATCGATTTCAGTGAAGTCACAAATTCTGACAGAACGGTTATAGTCGAATTTAGCAGCGATAACGGGAAACTAACTGCCAGGATTTATTACAACTCAGTCTCCAACAAATCCAAATACGCCATGCAGGTTATAATCAGTGCCCTTAACGCCTATGAAAAATTGCTCTTATCAAATAAATTGCGTGCATATTCACTGACTCTTGACGATCTCAGGCTAATAAATATATCCAGCTTTGACCTCGCCCCCGAAGAAGCTCGAGGGACAGACTTTCTTGCCGTTATGCTTCCGTACATGATCCTCATATACATCTTCGCGGGTTCCATGAATATTGGTCTTGATACTACAGCAGGCGAAAAAGAACGCGGCACTTTGTCTCCCATACTAGTAAACCAGGTATCCCGCACCTCCATAGCAACAGGAAAGGTGTTTTATGTGATGACTGCGGGACTGATTAACAGCCTTTCAACTTTTGTTGGTCTTGTAATAGCCTTTTCCATAGTGGGAAATCTTCCCGGAAGCAGTTTGTCTATGAACATATCTGCTCTAACTCCTCTCAAGCTTTTCTGGCTTCTAATTACAATCCTGACAGTTGCAGGGCTCGCGTCATCTGTAATGGTGCTGCTTGGAAGTCTTGCGAAAAGTATGAAAGAGGGTGGTGCATATGTCATGCCCTTCTATATTGGTGCAATAATAATGGGCGTTGCTACAATGCAGATGGATTCTTCAAAGAATCTCACAGTATCACTGATTCCACTGCTGAATAGCGTGTTCAACATGAAAGATATCATCACTTCACAATTTTCAGCGATAAGGTTTCTTTTAATGATATTGACAAACCTGGCTGTCATGGCAATAGTAATAATACTGACCGCCAGGCTGTATAATTCTGAAAAGATCCTTGAAAGCAGTGAGTAGCTTTTTATTCCTCTATCTTTTCCATCGTTAAATGCAGGTACAATTGAGCTGAACCGGTAAATGCCACACCTACGGAAGATGCGGCATCCTGTTTCATTCTCAACTTATAGAAGTAGTGGTCTTCTTTTGAAAAAAATCGATAAGTCGTGTTTTTAACATTCCAATAGCGCCCTCTATGTTCTAAACTTTCGTAGCTCTTTTTCTGCTTATTTCAAGCAAAGCTTTTACGGTAAACCTTAGAGATCTTCACCACGCATTTGCTGCATATTACAAGCCTGCTTTTAAGAATGTCTTTGTGACATAAAAGATGGGGTTTTCTTTGAAACAAGGTGATAAATTATGACAAAATGTTTTTTTTGTTGTGATATTATTATAATACGAAGCACTGATGGATATTGACAATATGGGAGAAAAAGCATGCTAAGACCGGGGAAATTTAAATATTACGTTATTTGGTGCACAATAGCTGCAGTAACTGTGTTTGCATGGATTTTTTCTCTCCCCCGTAACGAGTCTTCGAACATAACCCTTATGCTATCAAAAAGCTTTCTTTTTGCCGTCTTTTTTATGGGATATTATTACATTATGAATACGAGAAACCTCTG carries:
- a CDS encoding DegV family protein produces the protein MIGILCDSGSDLPPELAERDEIEVVPLKLIMGDKEYRENEISEKEIIDFMGTGFPRTSLPSYEDVKLGFENLLKRGYNEIIVINISGKLSGTHNLFKLVGAQISEENPSLRIEYVDSMTLSGGIALLIGLAVEMIEKGMDIRGIVFQLRKSAMEKIKIFFIVPTLKFLSAGGRISKVTATIGEVLNFKPIITMNQEGDLVSIAKARGMKRAVAKLVQLIEEATKGKKLKAAGVYHSGSDKSTLEYAKKIKERLQMLDLPEVIERNISSVLLVHAGNGLVGAGLLFE
- a CDS encoding ABC transporter ATP-binding protein, translated to MVQLQGVHKYFKGKKGIIKAVDNVSFKAMPGEIFGLLGPNGAGKTTTLRLISTLLKPDSGKVTVFGFDTVKDAKEVRERIGFLTSDMKLTGNLSPRELMYFYGDLNHIEREIVKKRIVELANYLDMNDFLDERVNKLSTGMKQKASIAVSLIHDPQVIVFDEPTKGLDIITARTVTEIIKDFKRQGKTVIISTHVMSVAEKLCDRIGIILKGKLAEIDYLESLYSKYNSEELEDIFFTIAEKEGGLGDV
- a CDS encoding ABC transporter permease, with protein sequence MFKDSIIIFKKELKSLFKDRRSILFLIILPLVLMPGIFLTIGYTASSQERKAAETVYKVGFINLPDENFPKILSERLLYEGFYKSKSSIDFSEVTNSDRTVIVEFSSDNGKLTARIYYNSVSNKSKYAMQVIISALNAYEKLLLSNKLRAYSLTLDDLRLINISSFDLAPEEARGTDFLAVMLPYMILIYIFAGSMNIGLDTTAGEKERGTLSPILVNQVSRTSIATGKVFYVMTAGLINSLSTFVGLVIAFSIVGNLPGSSLSMNISALTPLKLFWLLITILTVAGLASSVMVLLGSLAKSMKEGGAYVMPFYIGAIIMGVATMQMDSSKNLTVSLIPLLNSVFNMKDIITSQFSAIRFLLMILTNLAVMAIVIILTARLYNSEKILESSE
- a CDS encoding glycoside hydrolase family 1 protein, with the translated sequence MQVFPSGFLWGVATAGHQIEGKNFFSDWYAWEKLGKVRNNDTSEKACGSWDNLERDVKALKELGVKTYRYSIEWARVEPRINKFDEESLSRYRNFTIRLVEEGIKPMVTLHHFVNPLWFSELGGWENRENLRYFKRYVEKVVTSLGSFVPIWITINEPNVYSIQSYLRGEWPPEIKDMGRAMQVLSNFLFAHNIAYGAIKEKYPASMVGIAYNFMPFYPARRHNLFDRVIASRLDYTYNNAFLDSLIKGRLLRPLGKGESIERIRGNIDFIGVNYYTRMFVKYASPEPELLEPTTEKTDMGYEFYPEGLGDVCLKCFKRYKLPIMVTENGIADATDEKRWRYIEAALKSLHSSIENGARVFGYLYWSLMDNFEWKEGYSMKFGLYETDFENLTLNPRKSVEKYAAIIEANAIE